A single Phragmites australis chromosome 4, lpPhrAust1.1, whole genome shotgun sequence DNA region contains:
- the LOC133914272 gene encoding LOB domain-containing protein 38-like — translation MSCNGCRVLRKGCSEGCVLRPCLQWIDAADAQGHATVFVAKFFGRAGLLSFISAVPDAERPALFQSLLYEAAGRTINPVNGAVGLLGAGNWHLCQAAVETVMRGGTIGPLPELGGGCGTGSGDFYGTDKRTGGWSTFSTAKRVRKAETPAPSCDLGLCLSPGSLAAAWERKALLRPGTPSMYSDESVTTTGGEKEPVLLNLFA, via the exons ATGAGCTGCAACGGGTGCCGGGTGCTACGCAAGGGCTGCAGCGAGGGCTGCGTGCTGCGCCCGTGCCTCCAGTGGATCGACGCCGCCGACGCGCAGGGCCACGCCACCGTTTTCGTCGCCAAGTTCTTTGGCCGGGCCGGCCTCCTCTCCTTCATCTCCGCCGTCCCTGACGCGGAGCGACCTG CGTTGTTCCAGTCGCTGCTGTACGAGGCGGCGGGGCGGACCATCAACCCGGTCAACGGCGCGGTGGGGTTGCTCGGGGCCGGGAACTGGCATCTTTGCCAGGCTGCCGTCGAGACCGTGATGCGGGGAGGCACCATCGGCCCGCTGCCGGAGCTTGGCGGGGGCTGCGGCACCGGGAGCGGGGACTTCTACGGTACCGACAAGCGCACCGGCGGGTGGTCGACATTCTCCACAGCGAAGCGGGTGCGGAAGGCCGAGACGCCAGCGCCATCGTGCGACCTCGGGCTGTGCCTGAGCCCCGGGTCGCTGGCGGCGGCGTGGGAGAGGAAGGCGCTGCTGCGGCCGGGGACGCCGTCCATGTACTCTGACGAGTCCGTGACCACGACTGGCGGTGAGAAGGAGCCGGTGCTGCTCAACCTTTTTGCCTGA